The following coding sequences lie in one Miscanthus floridulus cultivar M001 chromosome 9, ASM1932011v1, whole genome shotgun sequence genomic window:
- the LOC136481009 gene encoding uncharacterized protein: MVDQCILSWLYNTISKDVHTIIHAPKAMAYTIWNAIHDQFRDHELHRAVYLEAEFRSLFQGDMNIKTYTGRLKRLADALRDVGQPVREMSQVLNMLCGLPPKYRHAVPVITAKNPPHTFLSARSYLLLEEQYDKEHTKSSAQHALLATGGTRPPASAAGEGGSGTGQGAQPPPRPPIVAHSSAPRSDGRHGRGHGRGRGGYQHQGGSNSTPQPRAPQGWAPRVNLWTGMVQAWPMPFRVPSTGVLGPHPGQPQQQAYFAGPPSIPAPGVPQPQPPPQDV, translated from the coding sequence ATGGTTGACCAGTGCATCCTCAGCTGGCTCTacaacaccatctccaaggatgTTCACACCATCATTCACGCCCCCAAGGCCATGGCGTACACCATCTGGAACGCGATCCATGATCAGTTCCGGGATCACGAGCTTCACCGAGCCGTTTACCTGGAGGCTGAGTTCAGGAGCCTGTTCCAAGGAGACATGAACATCAAGACCTACACCGGCCGCCTAAAGCGGCTCGCCGATGCCTTGCGCGACGTTGGGCAGCCCGTCCGTGAGATGTCCCAGGTTCTCAACATGCTCTGTGGTCTCCCCCCCAAGTACCGGCACGCCGTACCGGTCATCACCGCCAAGAACCCGCCGCATACTTTCCTCTCCGCCCGCTCCTACTTGCTCCTGGAAGAACAGTATGACAAGGAGCACACCAAGTCCAGCGCACAGCATGCTCTTCTCGCCACGGGTGGTACTCGGCCGCCCGCTTCGGCTGCTGGTGAAGGTGGTTCCGGCACTGGTCAGGGCGCCCAACCTCCCCCACGACCTCCGATAGTTGCCCACAGCTCGGCTCCTCGTTCAGATGGCAGACATGGTCGCGGGCATGGGCGTGGCCGCGGCGGTTATCAGCACCAAGGCGGCTCCAACTCTACTCCGCAGCCCCGAGCTCCCCAAGGCTGGGCACCCCGCGTCAACCTGTGGACAGGGATGGTCCAGGCGTGGCCCATGCCCTTCCGCGTTCCTAGCACCGGGGTGCTCGGCCCTCATCCTGGACAACCACAACAACAGGCGTACTTTGCTGGTCCACCATCAATCCCTGCTCCTGGTGTTCCTCAGCCTCAGCCTCCACCACAGGATGTCTGA